Proteins co-encoded in one Flavobacterium fluviale genomic window:
- a CDS encoding trypsin-like peptidase domain-containing protein, whose translation MKRFSALFLVSLLSGAITLGAYKLLFESNNSFFGKGNSVVTLAPNSFSKNVGLAAETVDFTEAADKTIHTVVHVKNVSRRTVSNPMLEFFYGYGGQQQQEQVGTGSGVIISEDGYIVTNNHVIKDATEIEITLNNKKSYKAKLIGTDSKMDIALLKINADQKLPYTAFANSDSVKVGEWVLAVGNPYNLTSTVTAGIVSAKARNLDQSGIQSFIQTDAAVNPGNSGGALVNARGELIGINTMISSMTGSYVGYSFAVPSNIARKIIEDIMEYGNVQRGILGVEGGELNSTASKELGITETQGFYINRVTKNSGAEKAGLGKGDIIIKLDEQNISTYADLSGYINTKRPNDVVKVTYVKDGKTKTVPVTLSKNEFYSAEFKGIELENIDAADKKKFRIDYGVKIKNITNENLMQYQNELQGNIILSIDNVKATNVETVSKLLSKKDEGQSVRIEMINRNGEIFRIII comes from the coding sequence ATGAAAAGATTTTCAGCCTTATTTTTAGTATCATTATTAAGTGGTGCTATTACTCTTGGTGCTTACAAGTTATTATTTGAAAGCAACAATTCTTTTTTTGGAAAAGGAAATTCTGTTGTTACTCTTGCCCCCAATTCATTTAGCAAAAATGTTGGTTTAGCAGCTGAAACAGTAGATTTTACCGAAGCAGCAGACAAAACTATCCATACCGTTGTTCACGTAAAAAATGTTTCGAGAAGAACTGTAAGTAACCCGATGCTTGAATTTTTCTATGGCTATGGAGGACAGCAGCAGCAAGAACAAGTTGGTACTGGTTCTGGTGTAATTATTTCCGAAGATGGATACATCGTTACTAACAATCACGTTATTAAAGATGCTACGGAAATTGAAATTACTTTAAACAATAAAAAATCATACAAAGCCAAGTTAATCGGTACCGATTCAAAAATGGATATAGCACTTTTGAAAATCAATGCTGATCAAAAACTTCCTTATACCGCTTTTGCAAATTCAGACAGCGTAAAAGTTGGTGAATGGGTATTGGCAGTTGGAAATCCGTATAACTTAACTTCTACTGTAACTGCTGGAATTGTTTCGGCGAAAGCCAGAAATTTAGATCAAAGTGGCATTCAATCATTTATCCAGACAGACGCGGCAGTTAATCCAGGAAATAGTGGTGGAGCGTTAGTTAATGCGAGAGGCGAATTAATTGGAATTAATACCATGATTTCCTCAATGACTGGTTCTTATGTTGGATACTCTTTTGCTGTTCCTTCTAATATTGCTCGAAAAATCATCGAGGATATTATGGAATATGGAAATGTGCAAAGAGGAATTTTAGGAGTTGAAGGCGGTGAACTAAACAGTACAGCTTCTAAAGAGTTAGGCATTACAGAAACTCAAGGATTCTACATTAATAGAGTAACTAAAAACTCTGGCGCAGAAAAAGCAGGTTTGGGTAAAGGTGATATTATTATAAAACTCGATGAGCAAAATATTTCTACATACGCAGATTTATCAGGTTACATTAATACCAAACGTCCAAATGATGTTGTAAAAGTGACGTATGTTAAGGACGGAAAAACGAAAACTGTTCCAGTAACTTTAAGTAAAAACGAATTTTACAGTGCTGAATTTAAAGGAATCGAATTAGAAAATATAGATGCTGCAGACAAGAAAAAATTCAGAATTGATTATGGTGTTAAGATCAAAAACATCACAAATGAGAATTTAATGCAGTATCAGAACGAATTACAAGGCAATATCATTTTAAGCATTGATAATGTTAAAGCAACAAATGTTGAAACCGTTTCAAAACTTTTAAGTAAAAAAGATGAAGGCCAAAGTGTTAGAATTGAAATGATAAACAGAAACGGAGAAATATTCAGAATTATAATTTAA